The Balaenoptera acutorostrata chromosome 10, mBalAcu1.1, whole genome shotgun sequence genome has a window encoding:
- the LOC102998865 gene encoding chloride intracellular channel protein 5-like: protein MQTYSGLPAKGSTKSINMNDEDYSTIYDRIQNERAYENSDQPAEDGGPLYNDVHDDLKAEDNLYATELETHGYDSVAIYAVVGQESTSASFQQEIGEYLLPENVYPEAQHPQPGESQENGSEMEADLPSPSSFTIQHSRAFSTSEDFPTSYSADDVSEENESASTNPEIKLFVKRVIAPGSRCTTMKKTKAWLPSTLHRSGRDNRWTNREVNIKYAEW, encoded by the exons ATGCAG ACCTACTCAGGTCTGCCTGCAAAAGGAtccaccaaatcaataaacatgaATGATGAAGACTACAGCACCATCTATGACAGAATCCAAAACGAGAGGGCATATGAGAATTCAGACCAGCCAGCAGAAGACGGAGGTCCCCTTTACAATGATGTCCATGACGACTTGAAGGCAGAAGACAATTTATATGCCACTGAGTTGGAAACCCATGGGTATGACTCTGTGGCCATTTATGCTGTTGTTGGTCAGGAGAGCACCTCAGCCTCTTTTCAACAAGAAATAGGAGAATACCTCCTGCCTGAAAATGTCTATCCTGAGGCTCAGCATCCTCAACCTGGGGAGTCCCAGGAGAACGGAAGTGAGATGGAAGCAGATCTGCCTTCTCCTTCCAGCTTCACCATCCAGCACAGCAGAGCCTTCTCCACCAGCGAGGACTTCCCTACCAGCTATTCTGCTGATGACGTTTCAGAAGAAAACGAATCAGCTTCCACTAACCCTGAGATTAAACTCTTTGTGAAG agagTTATTGCGCCAGGTTCTCGGTGTACGAcgatgaagaaaacaaaggcctGGCTCCCCAGCACTTTGCATCGTAGTGGGAGAGACAACAGATGGACAAATAgagaagtaaatataaaatatgccgAGTGGTGA